The Pseudomonas sp. G2-4 genome window below encodes:
- the hslO gene encoding Hsp33 family molecular chaperone HslO: protein MTDLPDNDYTQRFIFDDSDARGELVALERSYAEVLAKHPYPEPVAQMLGELMAAAALLVGTLKFDGLLILQARSDGPVPLLMIECSSDREIRGLARYDAEQIAPDATLADMMPNGVLALTVDPTQGQRYQGIVDLDGATLADCFTNYFVMSQQTNTRFWLYADGRRARGLLLQQLPADRLRDSEERDASWQHITALAGTLSADELLSLDNETVLHRLYHEEAVRLFDGQPLRFQCSCSRERSGNALVSLGLEDAQQLVIEHGGAIEVDCQFCNERYLFDAADIAQLFAGAGVDTPSDTRH, encoded by the coding sequence GTTGGAACGTAGCTATGCCGAAGTCCTCGCCAAGCACCCCTACCCAGAGCCGGTCGCGCAAATGCTCGGCGAACTGATGGCGGCGGCGGCGCTGCTGGTCGGCACCTTGAAGTTCGATGGCTTGCTGATTCTCCAGGCCCGCTCCGATGGCCCGGTGCCGTTGCTGATGATCGAGTGCTCCAGTGACCGCGAGATCCGTGGCCTGGCCCGTTATGACGCCGAGCAGATCGCGCCCGACGCGACGCTGGCCGACATGATGCCCAACGGCGTGCTGGCCCTGACCGTCGATCCGACCCAGGGCCAACGCTACCAGGGAATCGTCGATCTCGACGGCGCGACCCTGGCCGATTGCTTCACCAATTACTTCGTCATGTCCCAGCAGACCAACACCCGTTTTTGGCTCTACGCCGACGGGCGGCGCGCCCGTGGTCTGCTGTTGCAACAACTGCCCGCCGACCGCCTCCGTGATTCGGAAGAACGTGACGCCAGTTGGCAACACATCACCGCTCTGGCCGGCACCTTGAGCGCCGATGAGCTGTTGAGCCTGGACAATGAAACCGTGCTGCATCGTCTCTACCACGAAGAGGCCGTGCGCCTGTTCGATGGCCAGCCGTTGCGCTTCCAATGCAGTTGCTCCCGTGAACGTTCCGGCAATGCGCTTGTCAGTCTGGGTCTGGAAGATGCGCAGCAACTGGTGATCGAGCATGGCGGTGCCATCGAGGTCGACTGCCAGTTTTGCAATGAGCGCTACCTGTTCGACGCGGCAGACATTGCCCAATTGTTCGCTGGTGCGGGTGTCGACACACCGTCAGATACTCGTCACTAA